The proteins below come from a single Borrelia puertoricensis genomic window:
- a CDS encoding chromosome replication/partitioning protein: MSKKLDLQVQRRNLSNDINVLAEGNNTNAILNSVNTCTVVDEQNSSLEYFRELKRKLMINLKDEIHAKIITMKILKEINDKELYLQDGYKTFSDFISEFNLARTQVYGYIRMASAISEGVLSEEYIIQNGIQNSLLFIRNTNSDTIKKSRQNPIKPLRFQLKNQESYDFYKQNAKFTSFLMDELFKDKKDLLEEFMKKFKSLKD; this comes from the coding sequence ATGAGTAAAAAGTTAGATTTGCAAGTTCAAAGACGCAATTTATCTAATGATATTAATGTGCTGGCTGAAGGAAATAATACAAATGCAATACTGAATTCAGTTAATACTTGTACTGTTGTAGATGAACAGAATTCATCACTAGAATATTTCAGGGAATTAAAGCGTAAGTTAATGATTAATTTAAAAGACGAAATACATGCGAAAATAATTACCATGAAGATTTTAAAAGAAATTAATGATAAAGAACTTTATTTGCAAGACGGATATAAAACTTTTTCAGATTTTATATCAGAATTTAACTTGGCTAGAACTCAGGTATATGGGTACATAAGGATGGCTTCGGCTATAAGCGAGGGAGTGCTTAGTGAGGAATATATAATTCAAAATGGGATTCAAAATTCGCTTCTTTTTATAAGAAATACAAATAGTGATACTATTAAAAAGTCAAGACAAAATCCAATCAAGCCATTAAGATTTCAGCTTAAGAATCAAGAAAGTTATGATTTTTATAAGCAAAATGCTAAGTTTACAAGTTTCCTAATGGATGAACTTTTTAAAGACAAAAAGGATTTACTAGAAGAGTTTATGAAAAAATTTAAAAGTTTAAAAGACTAA
- the bdr gene encoding Bdr family repetitive protein: MNNLAYKTYRTEDLKNEFLSKGFTEEAVDFILLHNDNSNFEVLREKMNSLEQQIINVEKNLQKDVERLDSKIDNVEKNLQKDITNLNIKNVEKDFLKEVQNNNAVILEKLDMSNKVLL, encoded by the coding sequence ATGAATAATTTAGCATATAAGACATATAGAACAGAAGATTTAAAGAATGAGTTCTTAAGTAAGGGATTTACTGAAGAAGCTGTGGATTTCATTTTACTTCATAATGATAATTCTAATTTTGAAGTTTTAAGAGAAAAGATGAATTCATTAGAACAACAGATCATTAATGTAGAGAAAAATTTGCAAAAAGATGTGGAACGTTTAGATTCAAAAATAGACAATGTAGAGAAGAATTTACAAAAGGATATAACCAATTTAAATATTAAAAATGTAGAGAAAGATTTCCTTAAAGAAGTCCAAAATAATAATGCAGTAATATTGGAAAAGCTTGATATGTCAAATAAAGTTTTGTTATAA
- a CDS encoding ERF family protein — MTKNQHTKTKMRRAVKKLGKQKIKVTDIRVNNQALVTDENQARVNFLKSLYSLRMNLSGVAKNLNGYGYKYQNFNEIIREIKNVIKSNNLDIDFLQCPTFKVVGNNTINVITTIFYSPSSGYCESFDTPIYTEEFSSLGAKNQNTLSQLVGSCITYHKRYALVGYLSIESEVDTDASSLEHIQEANGKQASSDENTKRVTKGETKQPLVSHKSVTSLDKLPKRIPAKYHYYKSLLQASKRMHSVLDNTPFDSLETIDKFLLQLNNADDSSILEFFETKPELKTIDYWRDLINSYLKRTKSDPEVIEGFSKFLACREPKYGQSPLKLFGYIASDDNFGYLCNN, encoded by the coding sequence ATGACAAAAAATCAACATACAAAAACCAAAATGCGCAGAGCAGTTAAGAAACTAGGTAAACAAAAGATAAAAGTAACAGATATAAGAGTAAATAATCAAGCTTTAGTAACTGATGAGAATCAAGCAAGGGTAAACTTTCTAAAATCTCTATACAGTCTACGTATGAATTTAAGTGGTGTTGCTAAGAATCTTAATGGATATGGGTATAAATATCAAAATTTCAATGAGATAATCAGAGAGATAAAGAATGTTATAAAGAGTAACAATTTAGATATTGATTTCCTTCAATGTCCAACATTTAAAGTTGTGGGAAATAATACAATTAATGTTATTACAACAATATTTTACAGTCCAAGTAGTGGCTACTGTGAGTCATTTGATACTCCAATTTACACAGAAGAATTTTCTTCTCTAGGGGCAAAGAATCAAAATACTTTATCTCAACTTGTAGGTTCATGCATAACATATCATAAAAGATATGCTCTTGTAGGATACCTATCAATAGAGAGTGAAGTTGACACTGATGCTAGTTCCTTAGAGCATATTCAAGAAGCTAATGGGAAGCAAGCTAGTAGTGACGAAAATACTAAAAGAGTAACTAAAGGTGAAACAAAACAGCCACTTGTAAGTCACAAATCTGTAACTAGTCTTGATAAGCTGCCTAAACGTATACCCGCTAAGTATCATTATTACAAGAGTTTGTTACAAGCATCTAAGAGAATGCATTCGGTATTAGATAATACACCTTTTGATAGTTTAGAAACAATAGATAAGTTTTTACTGCAATTAAATAATGCTGATGATTCGAGTATACTTGAGTTTTTTGAAACTAAACCAGAGCTTAAGACTATAGATTATTGGAGAGATCTTATAAATAGTTATTTAAAGAGGACAAAGTCTGATCCAGAAGTAATTGAAGGTTTTTCTAAATTTTTAGCCTGCAGAGAGCCAAAATATGGCCAGAGTCCACTTAAATTATTTGGATATATAGCTAGTGATGATAATTTTGGATATCTATGTAATAATTAA
- a CDS encoding BBA14 family lipoprotein, with protein MSKFIKLTLSTLILSCTSIASLTEEPTPPKTHTIKELSVYEAKLSDYVMYLQVFLTRTKKKVNDPKYPKFTYFDASPLKSESTIDNLMFNINLFKEYISITKPIAQMVYRKYSKLQN; from the coding sequence TTGAGCAAATTTATAAAGTTGACCCTCTCAACACTTATTCTCTCATGTACATCCATAGCATCACTAACTGAAGAACCAACACCACCTAAAACACACACTATTAAAGAACTTAGTGTCTATGAAGCTAAGTTATCTGATTATGTTATGTACTTACAAGTATTCTTAACTAGAACAAAGAAAAAGGTTAATGACCCAAAGTATCCTAAGTTTACTTATTTTGACGCATCCCCACTAAAATCTGAGAGTACAATTGATAATTTAATGTTTAACATCAATTTGTTTAAAGAATATATCAGTATAACTAAACCCATTGCCCAAATGGTGTATAGGAAATATTCAAAATTACAAAATTAA
- a CDS encoding BlyB family putative holin accessory protein has translation MKLSTAKLSVDILNNFTEIIKNNHHGKNTATYVNIFTKVVNYFYALYEASIYQMEGREAIKLLSEIEEILRINIEIIENSIDSDELSKYTSQLRAKRNKIMSTYIKMLKEA, from the coding sequence ATGAAATTAAGCACTGCTAAATTAAGTGTTGATATTTTAAATAACTTTACCGAAATTATTAAAAATAATCATCACGGGAAAAATACTGCTACTTACGTCAATATTTTTACTAAAGTGGTTAATTATTTTTACGCTCTATATGAGGCTAGCATATACCAAATGGAAGGGAGGGAGGCTATTAAACTACTTTCTGAAATTGAGGAGATACTAAGGATTAACATTGAAATTATAGAAAATTCTATTGACTCTGATGAGCTTTCAAAATACACATCTCAACTTAGAGCTAAACGTAACAAGATAATGAGTACTTACATCAAAATGTTAAAGGAGGCATAA
- a CDS encoding BlyA family holin, which translates to MNELDNNLLNFLLQLININEVKLVIIAAFILSLGLIFKPAIKDILTILASKIKTQKGDTDKGDDL; encoded by the coding sequence TTGAATGAACTTGATAATAATTTATTAAATTTTTTACTTCAACTAATTAACATCAATGAAGTAAAACTAGTTATTATTGCTGCATTTATCTTAAGTCTTGGGCTGATTTTCAAGCCAGCAATTAAAGACATATTAACTATTTTAGCTAGTAAGATAAAAACACAAAAAGGAGACACAGATAAAGGAGATGACTTATGA
- a CDS encoding DUF685 domain-containing protein: MSTQAQESVVKHDDTIEIKNLNKVTKLEPTNLLVLDDGFSSCHAITLDNFHKDLHTKIFIDDGDRKNDFKQVIKTLIANELLGDSNFINQVYSQVLTKFLNDDSSSISNTYSKVIEKLKNNESSVMDSIISKVTNKFESNLPEDNLSKSHYLIGLYYSSLKKIPVQEHLTGISNSFSVSSTTTIRATSYNSSDEYYRNTVYMSSLKYGRYIFELGATSTSNHEEIIIQTDSSYDDTPIYLIVKVTARSNSTAQSNKVVSIKYSYSSKRTLFKLSSVHGGTSFDANILEGWYMQKNVSGSPLLVKL; the protein is encoded by the coding sequence ATGTCAACTCAAGCACAAGAGAGTGTTGTAAAACACGATGATACAATTGAGATTAAAAATCTAAATAAAGTAACCAAACTTGAACCTACTAATCTTTTGGTTCTAGATGATGGGTTTTCTAGTTGTCATGCCATTACTCTTGATAACTTTCATAAGGACTTACATACAAAAATATTTATTGATGATGGCGATCGAAAGAATGATTTCAAACAAGTTATCAAAACACTAATTGCTAATGAATTACTAGGTGACTCCAACTTTATAAACCAAGTTTATAGTCAAGTACTTACCAAATTTTTAAATGATGACTCTAGTAGTATTTCAAATACATATAGTAAAGTTATAGAAAAACTTAAAAATAATGAATCTAGTGTTATGGACAGTATTATAAGTAAAGTTACAAATAAATTTGAATCTAACTTACCTGAAGATAATTTAAGCAAAAGTCATTACCTTATAGGACTTTACTACTCTAGTTTAAAGAAAATTCCAGTACAAGAACATCTAACTGGTATTAGTAACAGCTTTAGTGTAAGTAGTACTACTACAATAAGAGCAACTAGTTATAATAGTAGTGACGAGTATTATAGAAACACTGTTTACATGTCTAGCTTAAAATATGGTCGTTATATTTTTGAACTTGGAGCCACATCCACATCTAACCATGAAGAGATTATTATACAAACAGACAGTTCATATGATGATACTCCCATATATTTAATTGTAAAAGTTACTGCAAGATCTAATTCAACTGCACAATCTAATAAAGTAGTAAGCATAAAATATAGCTATTCATCAAAACGAACCCTATTTAAGCTCTCAAGTGTACATGGTGGTACAAGTTTTGATGCCAATATTTTAGAAGGTTGGTATATGCAAAAGAATGTGAGTGGCTCTCCTTTACTTGTGAAGCTATAA
- a CDS encoding DUF735 family protein: MVNIPTFLKDTQVEKIINTELVFINKIIKEIKDLIANFEDTHASEHLNSRFIAFWLSDILQIIYSTNQTLDTLAKNIDSVLFALRHIGTHESFTKLFKAFLNVDIVPTTLEPGVINIKLKSHIKTNVIVFIVGSTPKDTPYKKIIFRTKENGQIFKKAWTMTLLPKGYEHSIYAFIKKLIPIGRVLKIQNHEGKFVREFKG, translated from the coding sequence ATGGTAAATATACCTACATTTCTTAAAGACACCCAAGTTGAAAAAATAATAAATACTGAACTGGTGTTTATAAATAAAATCATAAAAGAAATTAAAGATCTTATTGCTAATTTTGAAGATACTCATGCTAGCGAGCATTTAAATTCAAGATTCATAGCGTTTTGGTTATCTGATATACTACAAATTATTTACTCAACCAACCAAACACTTGACACACTTGCTAAAAATATTGATAGTGTGCTGTTTGCTCTGCGTCATATTGGAACACATGAATCATTTACAAAACTATTTAAGGCTTTTCTTAATGTTGATATTGTGCCTACTACCCTAGAACCTGGTGTTATTAATATCAAACTTAAGAGTCATATTAAAACTAATGTTATCGTATTTATTGTAGGTAGTACTCCAAAAGACACCCCATATAAAAAAATTATATTCAGAACTAAAGAGAATGGGCAAATCTTTAAAAAAGCTTGGACTATGACCCTGCTTCCTAAAGGATATGAGCATTCAATTTATGCATTTATCAAAAAACTGATTCCTATTGGAAGGGTACTTAAGATACAAAACCATGAGGGTAAGTTCGTCAGAGAATTTAAAGGATAA
- a CDS encoding DUF276 domain-containing protein (DUF276 is restricted to Borreliella and related spirochetes.), protein MSILFDPDFGTLKQDIQQIINTKREYLKDMYGITINNDPTSIYNIIASSLAIKEYELIGEVNKLFSLLKPDAPYWREIQKHISIKSTTYDAIKSALLNLNGISNVNIKSTAGKASIYLILDDLMMSEDKSQITNSNLKALIWETLYLTCPVGTVFEGDILIDGINSQNQKIDYKVSIGKRKYAYLKSKYKVNLENHIYLNIDSKIREIYTRIKNNNYTDMGISFEYQDFFAPVNEIKGVHCIDISIAIKDNLEVKITDINTSEFKQNENIQIQANEILDLDFNADRLLIDISS, encoded by the coding sequence ATGAGTATTCTCTTTGATCCTGACTTTGGAACTTTAAAACAGGATATACAACAAATAATTAATACCAAACGTGAATATTTAAAAGACATGTATGGAATTACAATTAATAATGATCCCACATCAATTTACAATATCATTGCAAGCTCACTTGCAATAAAAGAATATGAACTTATAGGTGAGGTTAACAAATTATTCTCTCTTCTTAAACCAGATGCTCCTTATTGGAGAGAGATACAAAAACATATAAGCATTAAAAGTACTACCTATGATGCTATAAAGAGTGCATTACTCAATCTTAATGGAATTAGTAATGTCAATATTAAAAGCACAGCTGGCAAGGCTAGTATTTACCTAATATTAGATGACTTGATGATGAGTGAAGATAAGAGTCAAATTACAAACTCTAATCTTAAAGCATTAATTTGGGAGACACTTTATCTTACATGTCCTGTTGGTACTGTTTTTGAAGGCGATATTCTCATAGATGGAATTAATAGCCAAAACCAAAAAATTGATTACAAAGTATCAATTGGCAAACGCAAGTACGCATATCTTAAGAGTAAATACAAAGTCAATCTTGAAAATCACATATATTTGAACATTGACTCTAAAATTAGAGAAATTTATACTCGAATTAAAAATAATAACTACACAGATATGGGAATCAGTTTTGAATATCAAGATTTCTTTGCTCCTGTTAATGAAATTAAAGGTGTTCATTGCATTGACATCTCCATTGCTATAAAAGATAACCTGGAGGTAAAAATTACTGATATTAATACAAGTGAGTTCAAGCAAAATGAGAATATTCAAATTCAAGCAAATGAAATTCTAGATCTAGATTTTAATGCTGATCGCTTGCTAATTGATATCTCTTCATAA